A genome region from Patescibacteria group bacterium includes the following:
- the rplK gene encoding 50S ribosomal protein L11, with protein MAKAKKKLVTQIKLQIPAGAATPAPPVGPALGQHGLNIQEFVTKFNAASQAMKGDILPVIINVYENRTYDFVMKKPPASALIKKALKIESGAHNPLMEKVGTLTDAQLTEIAKIKMPDLNTTDIEAAKRIIAGTARQMGVEIK; from the coding sequence GGCGAAAGCTAAAAAGAAATTAGTCACCCAGATAAAATTGCAGATTCCCGCCGGAGCCGCGACTCCCGCGCCGCCGGTCGGTCCGGCTTTGGGCCAGCACGGCTTGAATATCCAGGAATTCGTCACCAAGTTCAACGCCGCCTCGCAAGCGATGAAGGGCGATATTTTGCCGGTGATCATCAATGTCTATGAAAACCGCACTTACGATTTCGTAATGAAGAAACCGCCGGCTTCGGCTTTGATCAAAAAAGCATTGAAGATCGAATCGGGCGCGCATAATCCTTTGATGGAAAAAGTCGGTACGCTGACCGACGCGCAATTGACGGAAATCGCCAAAATCAAAATGCCGGATCTTAATACCACCGATATCGAAGCCGCCAAACGAATCATTGCCGGCACCGCGCGGCAGATGGGGGTTGAAATAAAGTAA